A single Lactuca sativa cultivar Salinas chromosome 8, Lsat_Salinas_v11, whole genome shotgun sequence DNA region contains:
- the LOC111916960 gene encoding uncharacterized protein LOC111916960 isoform X2 → METQSIRLRLVFEDGSLLSEAQRSDGMNQSWLLVEPNQHQKISDVCNHLLHSFNLRDSCPNGILLYMDGFVLPPSESTRILKDKEILCVKRKEMGLAEAIEGGDAGNLVDYVEVNRKEPVSNAMLLLPNEEEKLEDESSSVETVSKKRKLQSSKVSGVEGEVVRLLSQMDSSSSSSSSDFAYSSYWHLSSSSSSEDVSSSNTYVCNSHVLSTIAQATFLLFHDTASSSEPINTTTIDREASHDRLVQDYFGENPVYGDEIFKKGFRMRRELFLRIVDDMEREFPYFRLSWDARGKRGFSPLQKCISAICQLAYGTIPNEYNEYLSLSERTSRESLQNFCTSIIQLYGQEYLRKPSVSDIQLLYAAHESKYGFPGMLGTIGYTHWTWRNCPTVWRGQYMRGDLEFPTIMLEAVVSQDLWIWHAFFDVAGSNNDINVLNQWPLFNEEVNGTASTCPFQVNKVKYKHGYYLADEIYPNWATFVKAFTYLDDDKRKKFNATHESARRDLEQIFGVLKSSWRVFRNPARAMDPRKIKNTMYACIILHNMILKDEGLAICPFLENDRPTDQKGLKVNQDTIEELRCQETHNNLRLDIVEHIVNTCVPNLDY, encoded by the exons ATGGAGACGCAGTCGATAAGGCTTCGTTTGGTGTTCGAAGATGGTTCACTTCTTAGCGAAGCACAACGATCCGACGGTATGAACCAGAGTTGGCTTCTAGTCGAACCAAACCAACATCAGAAAATCTCCGACGTCTGCAATCATCTTCTTCACAGTTTCAACCTTCGTGATTCGTGCCCTAATGGCATCCTCCTCTAC atggaTGGCTTTGTGTTACCACCATCTGAGTCAACTCGAATCCTGAAGGACAAGGAAATTCTTTG TGTAAAAAGGAAAGAGATGGGTTTGGCTGAAGCAATAGAGGGGGGAGATGCAGGTAATTTGGTTGACTATGTGGAGGTCAACAGGAAGGAACCTGTAAGTAATGCCATGCTTCTTCTACCAAATGAAGAGGAAAAGTTGGAAGATGAATCTTCATCTGTAGAAACTGTTTCCAAGAAAAGAAAACTTCAGAGTTCAAA GGTGAGCGGTGTTGAAGGTGAAGTTGTGAGATTACTTAGCCAAAtggattcatcatcttcttcatcaagtTCGGACTTTGCGTATTCTTCATATTGGCATTTATCTTCATCATCAAGTTCGGAGGACGTGTCATCATCCAATACATATGTGTGTAATAGTCACGTTTTGTCAACAATTGCTCAAGCTACATTCCTTCTTTTTCATGATACTGCAAGTTCAAGCGAGCCAATAAATACAACAACAATAGATCGTGAAGCTTCACATGATCGACTCGTGCAAGATTATTTCGGTGAGAATcctgtatatggtgatgagattTTCAAAAAAGGATTCCGAATGCGAAGAGAATTATTCCTGCGAATAGTTGATGATATGGAGAGAGAATTTCCATATTTTAGATTATCATGGGATGCTAGAGGCAAAAGGGGTTTCAGTCCGTTACAAAAATGCATATCTGCAATATGTCAACTAGCATACGGGACAATTCCGAACGAATATAATGAGTACTTGAGTTTGTCCGAAAGAACTTCACGTGAAAGTCTGCAAAACTTTTGTACAAGTATTATTCAATTGTATGGACAAGAATATTTGCGTAAACCGAGTGTTAGTGACATACAACTTTTGTATGCGGCACATGAATCAAAATATGGATTTCCTGGAATGCTAGGCACTATTGGTTATACACATTGGACTTGGAGGAATTGTCCAACAGTATGGCGAGGACAATACATGAGAGGTGATCTCGAGTTCCCAACAATTATGCTCGAAGCAGTAGTCTCGcaagatttatggatttggcATGCATTCTTTGATGTCGCTGGTTCCAACAACGACATCAATGTTCTCAATCAATGGCCATTATTTAATGAAGAAGTAAATGGAACCGCATCCACGTGTCCTTTCCAAGTTAACAAAGTAAAATACAAGCATGGTTATTATCTTGCTGATGAGATTTACCCCAATTGGGCTACTTTTGTGAAAGCATTTACCTATCTAGACGACGATAAACGAAAAAAGTTCAATGCAACACATGAATCGGCAAGGAGGGACTTGGAACAAATTTTTGGTGTCCTTAAAAGTAGTTGGCGTGTATTTCGAAACCCTGCACGGGCAATGGATCctagaaaaattaaaaatacaatgtACGCTTGCATTATATTACACAATATGATTTTAAAAGACGAAGGTCTAGCAATATGTCCATTTTTAGAAAATGATCGTCCAACCGATCAAAAAGGTCTAAAAGTAAATCAAGATACTATTGAGGAATTGCGTTGTCAAGAAACTCACAACAATCTGCGATTAGATATTGTGGAACATATTGTAAATACTTGCGTACCCAACCTAGACTACTAG
- the LOC111916960 gene encoding uncharacterized protein LOC111916960 isoform X1 — METQSIRLRLVFEDGSLLSEAQRSDGMNQSWLLVEPNQHQKISDVCNHLLHSFNLRDSCPNGILLYMDGFVLPPSESTRILKDKEILCVKRKEMGLAEAIEGGDAGNLVDYVEVNRKEPVSNAMLLLPNEEEKLEDESSSVETVSKKRKLQSSNHRVSGVEGEVVRLLSQMDSSSSSSSSDFAYSSYWHLSSSSSSEDVSSSNTYVCNSHVLSTIAQATFLLFHDTASSSEPINTTTIDREASHDRLVQDYFGENPVYGDEIFKKGFRMRRELFLRIVDDMEREFPYFRLSWDARGKRGFSPLQKCISAICQLAYGTIPNEYNEYLSLSERTSRESLQNFCTSIIQLYGQEYLRKPSVSDIQLLYAAHESKYGFPGMLGTIGYTHWTWRNCPTVWRGQYMRGDLEFPTIMLEAVVSQDLWIWHAFFDVAGSNNDINVLNQWPLFNEEVNGTASTCPFQVNKVKYKHGYYLADEIYPNWATFVKAFTYLDDDKRKKFNATHESARRDLEQIFGVLKSSWRVFRNPARAMDPRKIKNTMYACIILHNMILKDEGLAICPFLENDRPTDQKGLKVNQDTIEELRCQETHNNLRLDIVEHIVNTCVPNLDY, encoded by the exons ATGGAGACGCAGTCGATAAGGCTTCGTTTGGTGTTCGAAGATGGTTCACTTCTTAGCGAAGCACAACGATCCGACGGTATGAACCAGAGTTGGCTTCTAGTCGAACCAAACCAACATCAGAAAATCTCCGACGTCTGCAATCATCTTCTTCACAGTTTCAACCTTCGTGATTCGTGCCCTAATGGCATCCTCCTCTAC atggaTGGCTTTGTGTTACCACCATCTGAGTCAACTCGAATCCTGAAGGACAAGGAAATTCTTTG TGTAAAAAGGAAAGAGATGGGTTTGGCTGAAGCAATAGAGGGGGGAGATGCAGGTAATTTGGTTGACTATGTGGAGGTCAACAGGAAGGAACCTGTAAGTAATGCCATGCTTCTTCTACCAAATGAAGAGGAAAAGTTGGAAGATGAATCTTCATCTGTAGAAACTGTTTCCAAGAAAAGAAAACTTCAGAGTTCAAA TCATAGGGTGAGCGGTGTTGAAGGTGAAGTTGTGAGATTACTTAGCCAAAtggattcatcatcttcttcatcaagtTCGGACTTTGCGTATTCTTCATATTGGCATTTATCTTCATCATCAAGTTCGGAGGACGTGTCATCATCCAATACATATGTGTGTAATAGTCACGTTTTGTCAACAATTGCTCAAGCTACATTCCTTCTTTTTCATGATACTGCAAGTTCAAGCGAGCCAATAAATACAACAACAATAGATCGTGAAGCTTCACATGATCGACTCGTGCAAGATTATTTCGGTGAGAATcctgtatatggtgatgagattTTCAAAAAAGGATTCCGAATGCGAAGAGAATTATTCCTGCGAATAGTTGATGATATGGAGAGAGAATTTCCATATTTTAGATTATCATGGGATGCTAGAGGCAAAAGGGGTTTCAGTCCGTTACAAAAATGCATATCTGCAATATGTCAACTAGCATACGGGACAATTCCGAACGAATATAATGAGTACTTGAGTTTGTCCGAAAGAACTTCACGTGAAAGTCTGCAAAACTTTTGTACAAGTATTATTCAATTGTATGGACAAGAATATTTGCGTAAACCGAGTGTTAGTGACATACAACTTTTGTATGCGGCACATGAATCAAAATATGGATTTCCTGGAATGCTAGGCACTATTGGTTATACACATTGGACTTGGAGGAATTGTCCAACAGTATGGCGAGGACAATACATGAGAGGTGATCTCGAGTTCCCAACAATTATGCTCGAAGCAGTAGTCTCGcaagatttatggatttggcATGCATTCTTTGATGTCGCTGGTTCCAACAACGACATCAATGTTCTCAATCAATGGCCATTATTTAATGAAGAAGTAAATGGAACCGCATCCACGTGTCCTTTCCAAGTTAACAAAGTAAAATACAAGCATGGTTATTATCTTGCTGATGAGATTTACCCCAATTGGGCTACTTTTGTGAAAGCATTTACCTATCTAGACGACGATAAACGAAAAAAGTTCAATGCAACACATGAATCGGCAAGGAGGGACTTGGAACAAATTTTTGGTGTCCTTAAAAGTAGTTGGCGTGTATTTCGAAACCCTGCACGGGCAATGGATCctagaaaaattaaaaatacaatgtACGCTTGCATTATATTACACAATATGATTTTAAAAGACGAAGGTCTAGCAATATGTCCATTTTTAGAAAATGATCGTCCAACCGATCAAAAAGGTCTAAAAGTAAATCAAGATACTATTGAGGAATTGCGTTGTCAAGAAACTCACAACAATCTGCGATTAGATATTGTGGAACATATTGTAAATACTTGCGTACCCAACCTAGACTACTAG
- the LOC111916960 gene encoding uncharacterized protein LOC111916960 isoform X3, whose product MASSSTVKRKEMGLAEAIEGGDAGNLVDYVEVNRKEPVSNAMLLLPNEEEKLEDESSSVETVSKKRKLQSSNHRVSGVEGEVVRLLSQMDSSSSSSSSDFAYSSYWHLSSSSSSEDVSSSNTYVCNSHVLSTIAQATFLLFHDTASSSEPINTTTIDREASHDRLVQDYFGENPVYGDEIFKKGFRMRRELFLRIVDDMEREFPYFRLSWDARGKRGFSPLQKCISAICQLAYGTIPNEYNEYLSLSERTSRESLQNFCTSIIQLYGQEYLRKPSVSDIQLLYAAHESKYGFPGMLGTIGYTHWTWRNCPTVWRGQYMRGDLEFPTIMLEAVVSQDLWIWHAFFDVAGSNNDINVLNQWPLFNEEVNGTASTCPFQVNKVKYKHGYYLADEIYPNWATFVKAFTYLDDDKRKKFNATHESARRDLEQIFGVLKSSWRVFRNPARAMDPRKIKNTMYACIILHNMILKDEGLAICPFLENDRPTDQKGLKVNQDTIEELRCQETHNNLRLDIVEHIVNTCVPNLDY is encoded by the exons ATGGCATCCTCCTCTAC TGTAAAAAGGAAAGAGATGGGTTTGGCTGAAGCAATAGAGGGGGGAGATGCAGGTAATTTGGTTGACTATGTGGAGGTCAACAGGAAGGAACCTGTAAGTAATGCCATGCTTCTTCTACCAAATGAAGAGGAAAAGTTGGAAGATGAATCTTCATCTGTAGAAACTGTTTCCAAGAAAAGAAAACTTCAGAGTTCAAA TCATAGGGTGAGCGGTGTTGAAGGTGAAGTTGTGAGATTACTTAGCCAAAtggattcatcatcttcttcatcaagtTCGGACTTTGCGTATTCTTCATATTGGCATTTATCTTCATCATCAAGTTCGGAGGACGTGTCATCATCCAATACATATGTGTGTAATAGTCACGTTTTGTCAACAATTGCTCAAGCTACATTCCTTCTTTTTCATGATACTGCAAGTTCAAGCGAGCCAATAAATACAACAACAATAGATCGTGAAGCTTCACATGATCGACTCGTGCAAGATTATTTCGGTGAGAATcctgtatatggtgatgagattTTCAAAAAAGGATTCCGAATGCGAAGAGAATTATTCCTGCGAATAGTTGATGATATGGAGAGAGAATTTCCATATTTTAGATTATCATGGGATGCTAGAGGCAAAAGGGGTTTCAGTCCGTTACAAAAATGCATATCTGCAATATGTCAACTAGCATACGGGACAATTCCGAACGAATATAATGAGTACTTGAGTTTGTCCGAAAGAACTTCACGTGAAAGTCTGCAAAACTTTTGTACAAGTATTATTCAATTGTATGGACAAGAATATTTGCGTAAACCGAGTGTTAGTGACATACAACTTTTGTATGCGGCACATGAATCAAAATATGGATTTCCTGGAATGCTAGGCACTATTGGTTATACACATTGGACTTGGAGGAATTGTCCAACAGTATGGCGAGGACAATACATGAGAGGTGATCTCGAGTTCCCAACAATTATGCTCGAAGCAGTAGTCTCGcaagatttatggatttggcATGCATTCTTTGATGTCGCTGGTTCCAACAACGACATCAATGTTCTCAATCAATGGCCATTATTTAATGAAGAAGTAAATGGAACCGCATCCACGTGTCCTTTCCAAGTTAACAAAGTAAAATACAAGCATGGTTATTATCTTGCTGATGAGATTTACCCCAATTGGGCTACTTTTGTGAAAGCATTTACCTATCTAGACGACGATAAACGAAAAAAGTTCAATGCAACACATGAATCGGCAAGGAGGGACTTGGAACAAATTTTTGGTGTCCTTAAAAGTAGTTGGCGTGTATTTCGAAACCCTGCACGGGCAATGGATCctagaaaaattaaaaatacaatgtACGCTTGCATTATATTACACAATATGATTTTAAAAGACGAAGGTCTAGCAATATGTCCATTTTTAGAAAATGATCGTCCAACCGATCAAAAAGGTCTAAAAGTAAATCAAGATACTATTGAGGAATTGCGTTGTCAAGAAACTCACAACAATCTGCGATTAGATATTGTGGAACATATTGTAAATACTTGCGTACCCAACCTAGACTACTAG